A genomic stretch from Mycobacterium paraterrae includes:
- a CDS encoding acetylserotonin O-methyltransferase, protein MTARVPPVAAARLVERIRHHLYRINQRLLPAPAAMMEMIVATWLSQAITVAAELGVADALAAGPLTIEELAPRVGADADALSRLLRALIGRGVFHRRQDGRYELNSLARTLCSDAQVSMKPAAEFYGSREQRERWTMLIEAIRTGRSVVPALHGKGSFDYFAEDLRHAELFNQTMSSISALTDAAVVAAYDFSSYATVVDVGGGHGLLLANILAATPGIHGVLYDLPTVVATVSKILCYTRLADRIRIEQGSFFEGIPAGGDAYVLKNIMHDWPDDKAVQILRNVRAVAGPQTTVLLVELVIPDHDRDFPGKWADLEMLLNLAARERTATEYRKLLSQAGFEMIRLVPTASPLSLVEARVA, encoded by the coding sequence GTGACGGCGCGGGTGCCGCCGGTGGCCGCCGCGCGGCTCGTCGAGCGTATCCGCCATCATCTGTATCGAATCAATCAACGCTTGCTGCCCGCGCCCGCGGCGATGATGGAGATGATCGTCGCCACGTGGCTGTCGCAGGCAATCACGGTCGCCGCGGAACTCGGTGTCGCGGACGCACTGGCCGCCGGACCGCTGACCATCGAAGAGTTGGCCCCCCGGGTGGGCGCGGACGCCGACGCGTTGAGCCGACTGCTGCGGGCGCTGATCGGCCGCGGGGTATTCCATCGACGCCAAGACGGGCGCTACGAGCTCAATTCGCTTGCCCGGACGCTATGTTCGGACGCCCAGGTATCGATGAAACCGGCTGCCGAATTCTACGGCTCCCGCGAGCAACGCGAGCGTTGGACCATGCTCATCGAGGCCATCCGAACCGGCCGCTCCGTCGTTCCCGCGTTACACGGAAAGGGAAGCTTCGACTATTTCGCCGAGGACCTGCGGCACGCCGAACTCTTCAACCAGACGATGTCCAGTATCTCCGCGCTGACCGACGCGGCGGTGGTGGCCGCCTACGACTTCAGCTCGTACGCAACGGTTGTCGACGTCGGCGGAGGGCACGGCCTGCTGCTGGCCAACATCTTGGCCGCGACGCCGGGGATCCACGGCGTCCTCTACGACCTACCGACGGTCGTAGCCACCGTCTCGAAGATTCTGTGCTACACCAGATTGGCCGACCGAATTCGGATCGAACAAGGATCCTTCTTCGAAGGGATCCCGGCTGGCGGCGACGCCTACGTGCTAAAGAACATCATGCACGACTGGCCCGACGACAAAGCGGTGCAGATTTTGCGCAACGTTCGGGCAGTCGCCGGCCCTCAGACAACCGTCCTGCTGGTGGAATTGGTGATTCCCGACCACGATCGTGACTTCCCCGGCAAATGGGCCGACTTGGAGATGCTGCTGAACCTGGCGGCTCGCGAACGCACGGCCACCGAATACCGAAAGCTGCTCAGCCAGGCGGGTTTCGAGATGATCCGTCTGGTGCCCACCGCCTCACCGTTGAGCCTTGTCGAGGCCCGCGTCGCGTGA
- the fadD3 gene encoding 3-((3aS,4S,7aS)-7a-methyl-1,5-dioxo-octahydro-1H-inden-4-yl)propanoate--CoA ligase FadD3, with amino-acid sequence MSSHPQTIPAALDHIARELPDHVAVVTEDRTLTFDELRDEVRGAAAAMTGLGVNPGDRVAIWSPNTWHWVVACLATHYAGAVVVPLNTRYTAAEASDILARTGAPLLFATGRFLGADRVADLDRTALPDLRHIVRIPVDADDGTWDEFMQHGVDLTAADARAAAVRPDDLSDILFTSGTTGRSKGVLCAHRQSLAGSASWAACGKITSDDRYLCINPFFHNFGYKAGILACLQTGATLIPQLTFDAEQALRAVAEHRITVLPGPPTIYQTLLDHPTRRDYDLSSLRFAVTGAATVPVVLIERMQSELDFDIVLTAYGLTESNGMGTMCRADDDAVTVATTCGRPIAEFELRIGDSGEVLLRGPNVMIGYLDDPDATAAAIDADGWLHTGDVGKLDAAGNLQITDRLKDMYICGGFNVYPAEIEQVLARLDGVLDCAVIGVPDERLGEVGRAYLVTRPDSGLDEKSVIAYTREYLANFKAPRSVRFVDTLPRNAGGKVVKPLLREMA; translated from the coding sequence ATGTCGAGCCATCCGCAGACCATTCCTGCGGCGTTGGACCACATCGCGCGCGAACTCCCCGACCACGTTGCTGTGGTCACCGAGGACCGCACGCTCACTTTCGACGAGTTGCGCGACGAGGTGCGCGGCGCCGCGGCGGCGATGACGGGCCTTGGCGTGAACCCGGGCGACCGGGTGGCGATCTGGTCGCCGAACACCTGGCACTGGGTCGTGGCCTGCCTTGCGACGCACTACGCCGGCGCCGTCGTGGTGCCGCTCAATACCCGCTACACCGCCGCCGAGGCCTCAGACATCCTGGCCCGCACCGGCGCTCCGCTGCTGTTCGCGACGGGACGGTTCCTCGGGGCCGATCGGGTCGCAGACCTCGACCGCACGGCGCTGCCGGATCTGCGGCACATCGTGCGAATCCCCGTCGATGCCGACGACGGGACGTGGGACGAGTTCATGCAACACGGTGTCGACCTCACGGCGGCCGATGCCCGAGCCGCGGCCGTGCGGCCCGACGACCTGTCCGACATCCTGTTCACCTCCGGGACCACCGGCCGCAGCAAGGGAGTGCTGTGCGCGCACCGGCAGTCACTGGCCGGGTCGGCGTCGTGGGCGGCCTGCGGCAAGATCACCAGCGACGACCGCTACCTGTGCATCAACCCGTTCTTCCACAACTTCGGCTACAAGGCCGGAATCCTGGCGTGTCTGCAGACCGGCGCCACCCTGATTCCCCAGCTGACCTTCGACGCCGAGCAGGCGCTGCGGGCCGTCGCCGAACACCGGATCACCGTGCTGCCGGGGCCGCCGACGATCTACCAGACGTTGCTCGACCATCCGACTCGCCGCGACTACGACTTGAGCTCACTGCGGTTCGCCGTCACCGGCGCGGCGACCGTGCCGGTCGTGCTGATCGAGCGGATGCAGAGCGAACTCGATTTCGATATCGTGCTGACCGCCTACGGTCTGACCGAATCGAACGGCATGGGCACCATGTGCCGCGCGGACGACGATGCGGTCACGGTGGCCACCACCTGCGGACGCCCGATCGCGGAATTCGAGCTGCGCATCGGTGACTCGGGAGAGGTTTTGCTCCGCGGGCCTAACGTGATGATCGGCTACCTCGACGATCCGGATGCCACCGCGGCGGCCATCGACGCCGACGGCTGGCTGCACACCGGTGATGTCGGAAAGCTCGATGCCGCAGGCAATCTGCAGATCACCGACCGGCTCAAGGACATGTACATCTGCGGTGGATTCAACGTCTACCCTGCCGAGATCGAGCAGGTGCTGGCCCGCCTCGACGGCGTGCTGGACTGCGCGGTGATCGGCGTGCCCGACGAGCGACTCGGCGAAGTGGGCAGGGCCTACCTGGTGACGCGGCCCGACTCCGGGCTCGACGAGAAGTCGGTGATCGCTTACACGCGTGAGTATCTGGCGAACTTCAAAGCCCCACGTTCGGTGAGGTTTGTCGACACGCTGCCCCGCAACGCGGGCGGCAAGGTGGTCAAACCGCTATTGCGAGAGATGGCGTAA
- a CDS encoding acyl-CoA dehydrogenase family protein, whose product MDLQFDDETLEFQREVREFLASHRDAFPTRSYDTAEGFDQHRRWDKVLFDAGLSVITWPEKYGGRDASLLQWVVYEEEYFRAGAPGRASANGTSMLAPTLFSHGTDEQLDRILPKMASGEEIWAQAWSEPESGSDLASLRSTASRTDGGWLLNGQKIWSSRAPFGDRAFGLFRSDAEAQRHSGLTYFMFDLQADGITVRPIAQLGGDTGFGEIFLDDVFVPDNDVIGAVNDGWRAAMSTSSNERGMSLRSPARFLASAERLAQAWKESGDNAFGDQVADSWIKAQAYRLHTFGTVTRLAGGGELGAESSVTKVFWSDLDVAIHQTALEIRGADGELADGWTDGLLFALGGPIYAGTNEIQRNIIAERLLGLPREKSK is encoded by the coding sequence ATGGATCTGCAATTCGATGACGAGACGCTGGAGTTCCAGCGCGAGGTGCGCGAGTTTCTCGCGTCGCACCGGGATGCGTTTCCCACGCGCTCCTATGACACGGCTGAAGGTTTCGACCAGCATCGCCGTTGGGACAAGGTACTTTTCGATGCCGGACTGTCGGTCATCACCTGGCCCGAAAAGTACGGCGGCCGCGATGCCAGCCTGCTGCAGTGGGTGGTCTACGAGGAGGAATACTTCCGCGCCGGGGCGCCCGGACGGGCCAGCGCCAACGGCACGTCGATGCTGGCTCCGACGCTGTTTTCGCATGGCACCGACGAGCAGCTCGACCGGATCCTGCCGAAGATGGCCAGCGGCGAGGAGATCTGGGCGCAGGCCTGGTCGGAGCCGGAGTCCGGTAGCGACCTCGCTTCGCTGCGCTCGACGGCGAGCCGCACCGACGGTGGCTGGCTGCTCAACGGCCAGAAGATCTGGAGTTCGCGAGCGCCGTTCGGCGACAGGGCGTTTGGACTTTTCCGTTCCGACGCCGAGGCGCAGCGGCACAGCGGCCTGACCTACTTCATGTTCGACTTGCAGGCCGACGGCATCACGGTCCGTCCGATCGCCCAACTCGGTGGCGATACCGGGTTCGGGGAGATCTTCCTCGACGACGTGTTCGTGCCGGACAACGACGTGATCGGTGCGGTCAACGACGGCTGGCGAGCCGCGATGAGCACCTCAAGCAACGAGCGCGGCATGTCGCTGCGCAGCCCCGCGCGGTTCCTGGCCTCCGCCGAACGGCTCGCCCAGGCATGGAAAGAAAGCGGCGACAACGCGTTCGGAGACCAGGTCGCGGACTCCTGGATCAAGGCGCAGGCCTATCGCCTGCACACCTTCGGCACGGTCACCCGGCTGGCCGGCGGCGGCGAACTGGGCGCCGAGTCGTCGGTGACAAAGGTCTTCTGGTCAGATCTCGACGTGGCGATCCATCAGACCGCGTTGGAGATCCGCGGCGCGGACGGCGAGCTGGCCGACGGCTGGACCGACGGTCTGCTGTTCGCGCTCGGCGGCCCGATCTACGCCGGCACCAACGAGATTCAGCGCAATATCATCGCCGAGCGGCTGCTGGGCTTGCCCCGAGAGAAGTCGAAATGA
- the ipdE1 gene encoding acyl-CoA dehydrogenase IpdE1, with protein MQGVEEFRAEVRDWLAENLVGEFAALKGLGGPGREHEAFEERRVWNQHLAKAGLTCLGWPVEHGGRGLSVAHRVAFYEEYAIANAPAKVNHLGEELLGPTLIAYGTPEQQRRFLPRILDVTELWSQGYSEPGAGSDLANVATTAVLDGDQWVINGQKVWTSLAHWAQWCFVVARTEKGSKRHAGLSYLLVPLDQPGVDIRPIIQLTGDSEFNEVFFDDARTDADLVVGEPGDGWRVAMGTLTFERGVSTLGQQIVYARELSSLVDLAKQTGAADDPLIRERLTRSWAGLRAMRSYALATMDSEQPGQDSVSKLLWANWHRELGEIAMDVQGKAGLALPGGEFDEWQRLYLFSRADTIYGGSNEIQRNIIAERVLGLPREAR; from the coding sequence GTGCAAGGCGTCGAGGAGTTCCGGGCCGAGGTGCGCGACTGGCTGGCCGAAAACCTGGTGGGTGAGTTCGCCGCCCTCAAGGGCCTCGGCGGACCGGGTCGCGAGCACGAGGCGTTCGAAGAGCGGCGGGTGTGGAACCAGCATCTCGCCAAGGCCGGACTGACCTGTCTGGGCTGGCCCGTCGAGCATGGCGGTCGTGGCCTGTCGGTGGCACATCGGGTGGCGTTCTACGAGGAATACGCGATCGCAAATGCGCCCGCCAAGGTCAACCACTTGGGCGAGGAACTGCTGGGACCGACGCTGATCGCCTACGGCACCCCTGAGCAACAACGGCGCTTCCTGCCGCGAATTCTCGACGTGACCGAGTTGTGGTCGCAGGGCTATTCCGAGCCGGGTGCCGGCAGCGACCTGGCCAACGTCGCCACCACCGCGGTGCTCGACGGCGACCAGTGGGTGATCAACGGGCAGAAGGTGTGGACGTCGCTGGCGCATTGGGCGCAGTGGTGCTTCGTGGTGGCCCGCACCGAGAAGGGCTCGAAGCGGCATGCCGGGCTGTCGTATCTGCTGGTGCCGCTCGATCAGCCCGGGGTGGACATCCGTCCGATCATCCAGTTGACCGGCGATTCCGAATTCAACGAGGTGTTCTTCGACGACGCGCGCACCGACGCCGATCTGGTGGTCGGTGAGCCGGGCGACGGCTGGCGGGTGGCGATGGGCACGCTGACCTTCGAGCGGGGCGTATCGACGCTTGGTCAGCAGATCGTCTACGCCCGTGAACTCAGCTCACTCGTCGATCTCGCCAAACAAACTGGCGCGGCTGATGATCCGTTGATCCGCGAGCGATTGACCCGTTCCTGGGCCGGTCTACGCGCGATGCGGTCCTACGCGCTGGCGACGATGGATTCTGAGCAGCCCGGTCAAGATTCCGTGTCGAAGTTGTTGTGGGCCAACTGGCATCGCGAGCTCGGCGAGATCGCGATGGACGTCCAGGGCAAGGCCGGCCTGGCGTTGCCGGGCGGCGAGTTCGACGAATGGCAGCG
- the ipdE2 gene encoding acyl-CoA dehydrogenase IpdE2, with protein sequence MSSDERELLRDTVAALVTKHASPGAVREAMESERGYDDALWRLLCEQVGAAALVVPEEFGGAGGTLGDAAVVVEELGRNLVPSPLLGTTLAELALLAAGAPDEETLGSLAEGAAIGAVVFDRDYVVNGDVADVVVEARDGTLDRWTEFDVEIITPMDPTRRLARLTAKSTAPLGADPGLADSAAILLAAEQIGAAARCLELTVDYTKERQQFGRAIGSFQALKHRMADLYVLVQSARAVVKEAADDPSPTTASLARVAASEAFSTVAAEGIQLHGGIAITWEHDMQLYFKRAHGSSQLLGPPSDHLRRLESEVF encoded by the coding sequence GTGAGTTCGGACGAACGGGAACTGCTGCGCGACACCGTCGCGGCGCTGGTGACCAAGCATGCCTCCCCTGGTGCCGTCCGCGAGGCCATGGAATCCGAACGCGGCTACGACGATGCGCTGTGGCGGCTGCTGTGCGAGCAGGTCGGCGCGGCCGCGCTCGTCGTACCCGAGGAGTTCGGCGGCGCCGGGGGAACTCTTGGTGACGCGGCCGTCGTCGTCGAGGAACTCGGCCGGAATCTGGTGCCCAGCCCGTTGCTCGGTACCACGTTGGCCGAGCTCGCTCTGCTGGCCGCCGGCGCGCCCGACGAAGAGACGCTTGGGTCGCTGGCCGAGGGCGCCGCGATCGGTGCGGTGGTGTTCGACCGGGACTATGTGGTCAACGGCGACGTCGCCGACGTCGTGGTCGAGGCGCGCGACGGGACGCTCGACCGGTGGACGGAATTCGACGTCGAGATCATCACCCCGATGGATCCGACCCGTCGGCTGGCACGCCTAACCGCGAAGAGCACGGCGCCGCTCGGGGCAGATCCGGGCCTGGCCGACAGCGCCGCGATCCTGCTGGCCGCCGAGCAGATCGGTGCGGCCGCTCGCTGCCTGGAACTGACGGTCGACTACACCAAGGAGCGGCAGCAGTTCGGCCGGGCGATCGGCAGCTTTCAAGCGCTCAAGCACCGGATGGCGGACCTCTATGTCTTGGTACAGTCGGCCCGCGCGGTGGTGAAGGAGGCCGCCGACGACCCGTCGCCGACCACCGCTTCGCTGGCGCGGGTCGCGGCCAGCGAGGCATTCAGCACCGTGGCCGCTGAGGGCATCCAGTTGCACGGCGGGATCGCGATCACCTGGGAACACGACATGCAGCTGTACTTCAAACGCGCACATGGTAGTTCGCAGCTGCTGGGTCCGCCGAGCGATCACCTGCGCCGGCTCGAATCCGAAGTGTTCTAG
- a CDS encoding FAD-dependent oxidoreductase has product MGPLRILVVGAGVSGIATARALLRDGHEVTIFDQRPDITAGGGAVTIWSNGATVLDQLGVDMVGAGQPLSAVRVTTASGRPLATVDLDTMVSRLGAPIRMVPRRILLERLLTGFPVGRVRCRSRAIAVSHAGDEVRVDLQDGSTVSGDVLIGADGLHSLVRETVGAPPARPTGWCSWQGLITLPRIAEPHVARMMIGAHGNLGLWPAGETQMQWWFDLPWAPGFSRPPRPIAMIRRHFAGWSDLVDEVLARLTDEDLAASPFPHFRHPVPDAGIGRVTLLGDAAHTMPPTLAQGTNQALLDAMVLRRALSESTDVVSALRRYENTRRRRVKAVSWVTTQQVSRSEAALRPVSLVPDRAVTWALTRFLGWTSHRGIAPQMVTAPMEVR; this is encoded by the coding sequence ATGGGTCCGCTGCGAATCCTTGTCGTCGGTGCGGGCGTGAGCGGCATCGCCACCGCGCGCGCTTTGCTGCGCGACGGACACGAGGTCACGATCTTCGACCAGCGGCCGGACATCACCGCAGGTGGCGGCGCGGTCACCATCTGGTCCAATGGCGCGACGGTCCTCGACCAGTTGGGTGTCGACATGGTAGGTGCGGGCCAACCGCTCTCTGCGGTACGCGTGACGACGGCGTCGGGGCGCCCGCTGGCCACCGTTGATCTAGACACCATGGTGAGTCGGCTCGGGGCGCCGATCCGCATGGTTCCGCGCCGAATCCTGCTGGAACGGTTGCTCACCGGCTTTCCTGTCGGTCGCGTCCGATGCCGGTCCCGCGCCATCGCGGTCAGCCACGCCGGCGACGAGGTGCGCGTCGATCTCCAAGACGGCAGCACGGTCAGCGGCGACGTGCTCATCGGCGCGGACGGCCTGCACTCCCTCGTCCGCGAAACCGTCGGTGCGCCGCCCGCCAGGCCGACGGGCTGGTGCAGTTGGCAGGGGCTGATCACGCTGCCCCGCATCGCCGAACCTCACGTCGCGCGGATGATGATCGGTGCGCATGGAAACCTCGGCCTCTGGCCGGCTGGTGAAACCCAGATGCAGTGGTGGTTCGACTTGCCCTGGGCGCCAGGGTTTTCCAGGCCACCGCGGCCGATCGCCATGATTCGTCGGCACTTCGCCGGATGGTCCGATCTGGTCGACGAGGTGCTCGCGAGGTTGACCGATGAGGATCTGGCTGCGTCACCGTTTCCGCACTTCCGTCATCCGGTTCCCGACGCCGGCATCGGCAGGGTGACGTTGCTCGGGGACGCCGCGCACACGATGCCGCCCACGCTGGCGCAGGGCACCAACCAGGCGCTGCTGGACGCCATGGTGCTGCGCAGGGCGTTATCGGAATCGACTGACGTCGTCAGCGCCCTGCGTCGGTATGAAAACACCCGCCGCCGCCGGGTGAAGGCGGTGTCGTGGGTGACCACCCAACAGGTATCGCGTAGCGAGGCTGCGCTGCGACCCGTGTCGCTGGTTCCGGACCGTGCGGTGACCTGGGCGCTGACCCGTTTCCTCGGTTGGACCAGTCACCGCGGTATCGCGCCGCAGATGGTCACGGCACCGATGGAGGTACGGTGA
- a CDS encoding pyridoxal phosphate-dependent aminotransferase, whose amino-acid sequence MTDGVALRAGVPPFYVMDVWLAAADRQRSHGDLVNLSAGQPSAGAPEPVRAAAVDALNRNQLGYTVALGIPELRAEIAAAYLDRYGLQVGADDVVITTGSSGGFLLAFLSCFDVGDRVAVSSPGYPCYRNILSALGCEVVVIECGPETRFQPTAAMLADLDVKGVVVASPANPTGTVIPPEELAAIAAWCDESGVRLISDEVYHGLVYEGAPQTSCAWATSRNAFVVNSFSKYFAMTGWRLGWLLVPAELRRAVDRLTGNFTICPPVLSQHAAVKAFTPESIREADGHLRQYSANRGMLLDGLRQIGIDRLAPTDGAFYVYAEVSDFTDDSFGFCSKLLADTGVAIAPGIDFDPQRGSSYVRLSFAGPIGDIEEALRRIGAWLPRR is encoded by the coding sequence ATGACCGATGGGGTCGCGTTGCGCGCCGGGGTGCCGCCGTTCTACGTGATGGACGTGTGGCTGGCCGCTGCCGACCGGCAGCGCAGCCACGGCGATCTGGTGAACTTGTCGGCGGGTCAGCCGAGCGCCGGCGCGCCGGAGCCGGTGCGCGCCGCTGCTGTCGACGCACTGAACCGCAACCAGCTCGGTTACACCGTCGCTCTCGGTATCCCGGAGCTGCGGGCGGAGATCGCGGCGGCGTATCTGGACAGGTACGGCCTACAGGTCGGCGCCGACGACGTGGTGATCACGACGGGATCGTCCGGCGGGTTCCTGCTGGCCTTCCTGTCGTGTTTCGATGTCGGCGATCGAGTGGCGGTCAGCAGCCCGGGCTATCCCTGCTATCGAAACATCCTGTCGGCCTTGGGGTGCGAGGTCGTGGTGATCGAATGCGGTCCCGAGACTCGTTTCCAACCGACCGCCGCCATGCTCGCCGATCTCGACGTCAAGGGTGTCGTGGTGGCCAGCCCGGCCAACCCGACCGGCACGGTGATCCCTCCCGAGGAGCTCGCGGCGATCGCGGCCTGGTGCGACGAGTCCGGTGTGCGGTTGATCAGTGACGAGGTCTACCACGGATTGGTCTACGAGGGCGCCCCGCAGACCAGCTGCGCGTGGGCGACATCGCGAAATGCGTTCGTGGTCAACAGTTTCTCGAAATACTTCGCGATGACGGGGTGGCGGCTCGGCTGGCTGCTGGTACCTGCCGAACTGCGTCGTGCGGTGGACCGCCTGACCGGAAACTTCACCATCTGCCCGCCCGTGCTGTCACAGCACGCCGCCGTCAAAGCGTTCACTCCGGAGTCGATCCGAGAAGCCGACGGGCACCTGCGCCAGTATTCGGCCAATCGCGGGATGTTGCTCGACGGCCTGCGGCAGATCGGTATCGATCGCCTCGCGCCAACCGACGGTGCGTTCTACGTCTACGCCGAAGTCTCCGATTTCACCGACGACTCTTTCGGGTTCTGCTCGAAGTTGTTGGCCGACACGGGCGTAGCGATCGCGCCCGGGATCGACTTCGATCCACAGCGGGGAAGTTCCTACGTCCGGCTGTCCTTCGCCGGGCCGATTGGCGACATCGAGGAAGCGCTACGCCGAATTGGTGCCTGGCTACCTCGCCGCTAA
- a CDS encoding arylamine N-acetyltransferase family protein yields the protein MTLDLAEYFERIGYFGTAAPTIDVLQDLITAHTGAIAFENLDPLLGVPVDDLGPEALVDKLVRRRRGGYCYEQNGLMGYVLQELGYGVRRFAARVVWMQESGSPVPPQTHTLLGVAPPGAPQLFLVDVGFGGQTPTSPLRLETGTIQQTTHEPYRLQSRGDTLVLQAEIRGEWQSLYEFATRTAPPIDLLVGSWYVSTHPDSHFVTNVMASLVTTDGRVNLSAAQIAVHGRSGTEKIDLPNAAAAVDALRDRFGINVADTGDRAVLEARITELAAR from the coding sequence ATGACGCTGGATCTGGCCGAATACTTCGAACGGATCGGCTACTTCGGCACGGCCGCCCCGACCATTGACGTCCTGCAGGACTTGATCACGGCGCACACCGGCGCCATCGCGTTCGAAAACCTCGATCCGCTGCTGGGTGTGCCGGTCGACGATCTGGGCCCCGAGGCGTTGGTCGACAAGCTGGTGCGCCGCCGCCGCGGCGGTTACTGCTATGAACAAAACGGCCTGATGGGTTACGTCCTGCAGGAGTTGGGTTACGGGGTGCGCCGTTTCGCCGCGCGGGTGGTGTGGATGCAGGAGTCCGGTTCTCCGGTGCCGCCGCAGACCCACACTCTGCTCGGGGTGGCCCCGCCCGGTGCACCCCAGCTGTTCCTGGTCGACGTCGGGTTCGGCGGCCAGACGCCGACGTCACCGCTTCGGCTGGAGACCGGCACCATCCAGCAGACCACCCACGAGCCCTACCGGCTGCAGAGTCGCGGCGACACCCTCGTGCTGCAGGCCGAGATCCGCGGTGAATGGCAGTCGCTGTACGAATTTGCCACCAGGACAGCACCTCCGATCGATCTGCTGGTGGGCAGTTGGTACGTGTCGACCCATCCCGATTCGCATTTCGTCACCAACGTGATGGCCTCACTGGTCACCACCGATGGACGCGTCAACCTGTCGGCCGCTCAGATCGCCGTGCACGGCAGAAGCGGCACGGAGAAGATCGACTTGCCCAACGCCGCGGCGGCGGTCGACGCCTTGCGCGACCGCTTCGGCATCAACGTGGCGGACACCGGCGATCGCGCGGTACTCGAAGCCCGCATCACCGAATTAGCGGCGAGGTAG
- a CDS encoding acyl-CoA dehydrogenase family protein, translated as MKFELDEQQRDFAASIDAALAAADVPHAVRAWADGDTAPGRKVWARLADLGVTALAVPERFDGIEAHPVDLVLALERLGRWGVPGPVTESIAVAPVLLVDDERCAALASGELIATVALPPRAPRAVDADSAGLTLLADLDGTVSEANAGAQHESVDPSRKLFDVDPTGAQWRADVQRAFEFGALATAAQLVGAGQALLEAAVDYAKQRTQFGRAIGSYQAIKHKLADVHIALELARPLVYGAALSLADSSHDTARDVSAAKASASDAALLAARSALQTHGAIGFTAEHDLSLWLLRVQALRPAWGDPAAHRRRVLEAL; from the coding sequence ATGAAATTTGAGCTCGACGAACAGCAGCGTGACTTCGCCGCCAGCATCGACGCGGCACTGGCGGCGGCGGATGTTCCGCACGCGGTCCGCGCTTGGGCCGACGGTGACACCGCGCCCGGCCGCAAAGTCTGGGCGCGTCTAGCCGACCTCGGCGTCACCGCGCTGGCGGTGCCGGAACGCTTCGACGGCATCGAGGCACACCCCGTCGACCTGGTCTTGGCGCTGGAACGACTCGGGCGCTGGGGGGTGCCTGGCCCGGTGACTGAATCCATCGCGGTGGCACCGGTTTTGCTGGTCGATGACGAACGCTGCGCCGCACTGGCATCCGGGGAATTGATCGCGACCGTCGCGCTCCCGCCACGTGCGCCGCGTGCCGTCGACGCCGACAGTGCGGGCCTGACATTGCTGGCCGACCTGGACGGGACGGTCAGCGAAGCCAACGCCGGTGCGCAGCACGAATCGGTGGACCCCAGCCGAAAGCTGTTCGACGTCGACCCCACCGGAGCTCAATGGCGGGCGGATGTGCAGCGAGCCTTTGAATTCGGCGCGCTCGCTACCGCCGCCCAGCTAGTGGGCGCCGGGCAGGCGTTGTTGGAGGCCGCAGTGGACTACGCGAAGCAGCGCACCCAGTTCGGCCGGGCGATCGGGTCGTATCAGGCGATCAAACACAAGCTGGCCGACGTGCACATCGCGCTCGAATTAGCTCGTCCGCTGGTATACGGTGCGGCGCTGTCGCTGGCCGATTCGTCGCACGACACCGCGCGAGATGTCAGCGCCGCCAAGGCTTCCGCCTCGGATGCCGCGCTGCTGGCCGCGCGCTCGGCATTGCAGACCCACGGCGCGATCGGTTTCACCGCCGAGCACGATCTGTCGCTGTGGCTGCTGCGGGTCCAGGCGCTTCGGCCGGCGTGGGGTGACCCGGCGGCCCATCGGCGACGGGTTCTGGAGGCACTGTGA